The Glycine max cultivar Williams 82 chromosome 12, Glycine_max_v4.0, whole genome shotgun sequence genome window below encodes:
- the LOC102666373 gene encoding uncharacterized protein: protein MEFLELKQGNMTVAEYAAKFEELVRYFPYYQGRDGESSKCVKFLNGLRPEVKQTVNYQGVRQFPLLVNMCRIWDEDSRDRASYYKSIGPMKNKKNGPQHWGKPYSTPPKQYGNRPNNQKTVAMGFASGSGSKPNTFPTHITCYRCSKPGHISSNCPDKGITCFNCRQKGHIQRDCPHPKKEKNGGGLNDQIGHPKSTGRVFTLNGTEASKSKDL, encoded by the coding sequence ATGGAGTTCTTGGAACTCAAACAGGGAAACATGACTGTGGCTGAATATGCAGCCAAGTTTGAGGAGCTGGTGAGGTACTTTCCCTATTACCAAGGGAGAGATGGTGAAAGTTCCAAATGTGTGAAGTTTTTGAATGGCTTACGACCTGAAGTGAAGCAAACTGTGAATTACCAGGGTGTTCGTCAGTTTCCACTCTTGGTTAACATGTGTCGGATTTGGGATGAAGACTCTCGAGACAGGGCGAGCTATTATAAGAGTATAGGTCcaatgaagaacaaaaagaatggaCCCCAACATTGGGGAAAACCGTACTCGACCCCTCCTAAGCAATATGGTAACCGCCCCAACAATCAGAAGACTGTTGCTATGGGATTTGCGAGTGGTAGTGGTAGCAAACCCAATACCTTCCCCACTCATATCACTTGTTACAGATGTAGTAAGCCGGGGCACATCTCCTCAAATTGTCCTGATAAAGgcataacatgttttaattgtAGACAAAAAGGGCATATTCAGAGAGATTGTCCACATCCCAAGAAGGAGAAAAATGGTGGGGGCCTGAATGACCAAATTGGACATCCAAAGTCCACTGGAAGAGTCTTTACCCTTAACGGTACTGAAGCTTCAAAATCCAAAGATCTCTAA